The proteins below come from a single Kitasatospora sp. NBC_00315 genomic window:
- a CDS encoding FAD-dependent oxidoreductase, with product MTAYPHLLSPLDLGFTTLPNRVVMGSMHVGLEEAENGFERMAEFYATRARGGVGLIVTGGIAPNEQGRPWSGGAKLTTDAEADRHRIVTDAVHRAGGRIAMQILHFGRYAYHEDLVAPSAVQAPISPYVPHALTEDEIERTIEDFVRCAALARQAGYDGVEIMGSEGYLINEFIAAPTNRREDRWGGSYENRMRLPVEIVRRVRERVGADFILIYRLSMLDLIPGGSTFAEVVRLARAVEAAGATIINTGIGWHEARIPTIATSVPRGAYTWVTKKLMGAVGVPLVTSNRINTPELAERLLADGHADLVSLARPLLADPEFVAKARSGRPEAVNTCIGCNQACLDHTFGGRITSCLVNPRACHETELVLAPTRSRKRVAVVGAGPAGLACAVTAAGRGHAVTLYDAADEIGGQLTIARQVPGKEEFDETIRYFRHQLAAEGVDVRLSTTVTAPGLAAEGFDEIVVATGVTPRLPELPGTDHPSVVGYLDVLRDKAAVGERVAILGAGGIGFDVAEYLTDPGAGASLDPEVFFEQWGVDTEHRTPGGLREPVRRGSPRTVHLLQRKTGKVGAGLGKTTGWIHRTELRHRGVAMTAGVAYDLIDDQGLHLTVEGERRILPVDTVVLCTGQEPRRDLYDALRAQGLEPHLIGGADLAAELDAKRAIDQGTRLAATL from the coding sequence ATGACCGCCTACCCGCACCTGCTGAGCCCGCTCGACCTGGGTTTCACCACGCTGCCCAACCGCGTCGTGATGGGTTCGATGCACGTCGGACTGGAGGAGGCCGAGAACGGCTTCGAGCGGATGGCCGAGTTCTACGCCACCCGCGCCCGGGGCGGCGTCGGCCTCATCGTCACCGGCGGCATCGCCCCCAACGAACAGGGCCGGCCCTGGTCGGGCGGCGCCAAGCTCACCACCGACGCGGAGGCCGACCGGCACCGGATCGTCACCGACGCCGTCCACCGGGCCGGCGGCCGGATCGCGATGCAGATCCTGCACTTCGGCCGCTACGCCTACCACGAGGACCTGGTCGCCCCGAGCGCCGTCCAGGCGCCCATCAGCCCGTACGTCCCGCACGCGCTCACCGAGGACGAGATCGAGCGGACCATCGAGGACTTCGTCCGGTGCGCCGCGCTCGCCCGGCAGGCCGGCTACGACGGCGTCGAGATCATGGGCTCCGAGGGCTATCTGATCAACGAGTTCATCGCCGCCCCGACCAACCGGCGCGAGGACCGCTGGGGCGGTTCCTACGAGAACCGGATGCGGCTGCCGGTCGAGATCGTCCGCCGGGTGCGCGAGCGGGTCGGAGCGGACTTCATCCTGATCTACCGGCTCTCCATGCTCGACCTGATCCCCGGCGGCTCCACCTTCGCCGAGGTCGTCCGGCTGGCCCGGGCCGTCGAGGCCGCCGGTGCCACCATCATCAACACCGGCATCGGCTGGCACGAGGCCCGGATCCCCACCATCGCGACCTCCGTCCCGCGCGGCGCGTACACCTGGGTCACGAAGAAGCTGATGGGCGCCGTCGGCGTACCGCTGGTGACCAGCAACCGGATCAACACCCCCGAGCTGGCCGAGCGGCTGCTCGCCGACGGGCACGCCGACCTGGTCTCGCTGGCCCGTCCGCTGCTCGCCGACCCCGAGTTCGTCGCCAAGGCCCGGAGCGGCCGTCCCGAGGCCGTCAACACCTGCATCGGCTGCAACCAGGCCTGCCTCGACCACACCTTCGGCGGGAGGATCACCTCCTGCCTGGTCAACCCCCGCGCCTGTCACGAGACCGAACTCGTCCTCGCGCCGACCCGGTCGCGCAAGCGCGTCGCCGTGGTCGGCGCCGGCCCGGCCGGTCTGGCCTGCGCCGTCACCGCCGCCGGTCGCGGCCACGCCGTGACGCTCTACGACGCGGCCGACGAGATCGGCGGACAGCTCACCATCGCCCGTCAGGTGCCCGGCAAGGAGGAGTTCGACGAGACGATCCGCTACTTCCGCCACCAGCTGGCGGCCGAGGGGGTCGACGTCCGGCTCTCCACCACCGTCACCGCGCCCGGCCTGGCCGCCGAGGGCTTCGACGAGATCGTCGTCGCCACCGGCGTCACCCCCCGCCTGCCCGAGCTGCCCGGCACCGACCACCCCAGCGTGGTCGGCTACCTGGACGTGCTGCGCGACAAGGCGGCGGTGGGGGAGCGGGTCGCGATCCTCGGCGCGGGCGGCATCGGGTTCGACGTGGCCGAGTACCTCACCGACCCGGGCGCCGGTGCGAGCCTCGACCCCGAGGTCTTCTTCGAGCAGTGGGGCGTGGACACCGAGCACCGCACCCCCGGCGGCCTGCGCGAGCCCGTCCGACGCGGCTCCCCGCGTACCGTCCACCTGCTGCAGCGCAAGACGGGCAAGGTCGGCGCCGGCCTCGGGAAGACCACCGGCTGGATCCACCGCACCGAGCTCCGGCACCGCGGCGTCGCCATGACCGCCGGCGTGGCCTACGACCTGATCGACGACCAGGGCCTGCACCTGACCGTCGAGGGTGAGCGGCGGATCCTCCCGGTCGACACCGTGGTGCTCTGCACCGGCCAGGAACCCCGCCGCGACCTGTACGACGCGCTGCGCGCCCAGGGGCTGGAACCGCACCTGATCGGCGGCGCCGACCTCGCGGCCGAGCTCGACGCCAAGCGGGCCATCGACCAGGGCACCCGGCTCGCGGCGACCCTCTGA
- a CDS encoding carbohydrate ABC transporter permease — translation MAAPAPPSTRPARRLAPYAFLTPAVILFALFFALPIGYAVYLSFRAVHIKGLGLGSHARTEVWAGLSNYSSALTDSELLSGSGRTLLYGALLVPTMLGGALLLALMLDTPRVRLRAFSRLAIFLPYAVPGIVASLLWGFLYLPTVSPGYFLLARAGIGGPDLLHGNGLFVALANIAVWGGTGFNMIVIYTSLRALPADLYEAARLDGCSELQIALRIKIPMVAPSLVLTFFFSMIATLQVFSEPMTLKPLTNSLSSTWSPLMKVYRDAFVQGDIYSAAATSVVIAVVTLILSFGFLKLVNKRSDGGS, via the coding sequence ATGGCCGCACCGGCGCCCCCCTCCACCAGGCCCGCCCGGCGCCTGGCCCCGTACGCCTTCCTCACCCCCGCCGTCATCCTGTTCGCGCTGTTCTTCGCGCTGCCGATCGGCTACGCCGTCTACCTGAGCTTCCGGGCCGTCCACATCAAGGGCCTCGGTCTCGGCTCGCACGCCCGCACCGAGGTCTGGGCGGGCCTGTCCAACTACAGCAGCGCACTCACCGACTCCGAGCTGCTGTCCGGCTCCGGACGCACCCTGCTGTACGGCGCCCTGCTGGTGCCGACCATGCTCGGGGGCGCGCTGCTCCTCGCCCTGATGCTGGACACCCCCCGGGTACGGCTCCGGGCCTTCTCCCGGCTGGCGATCTTCCTGCCGTACGCCGTCCCCGGCATCGTCGCCTCGCTGCTCTGGGGCTTCCTGTACCTGCCGACCGTCAGCCCCGGCTACTTCCTGCTCGCCCGGGCCGGCATCGGCGGGCCCGACCTGCTGCACGGCAACGGGCTGTTCGTGGCGCTGGCCAACATCGCGGTCTGGGGCGGTACCGGCTTCAACATGATCGTCATCTACACGTCGCTGCGGGCCCTTCCCGCCGACCTGTACGAGGCCGCCCGCCTGGACGGCTGCTCGGAGCTGCAGATCGCGCTGCGGATCAAGATCCCGATGGTGGCCCCCTCGCTGGTGCTCACCTTCTTCTTCTCGATGATCGCGACCCTCCAGGTGTTCAGCGAGCCGATGACGCTCAAGCCGCTGACCAACTCCCTGAGCTCCACCTGGAGCCCGCTGATGAAGGTCTACCGCGACGCCTTCGTCCAGGGCGACATCTACTCCGCCGCCGCGACCTCGGTGGTCATCGCCGTCGTGACGCTGATCCTGTCCTTCGGCTTCCTCAAGCTGGTCAACAAGCGCTCCGACGGAGGCAGCTGA
- a CDS encoding arabinogalactan endo-beta-1,4-galactanase: protein MHQGLKRLLTGGAATMLLTSAAVVALPAAGAQAATTLTNAGFETGGAATATPAGWTAYSAGGQSAASYTEAGGHGGSYRLTHWSASAYKVETYQYLSGLANGTYTLTAWVRSSGGQNSAYLALRNCGGAEQRTDLPPTPNGAWIRLVTSVAVTGGQCTISINSDANAGNWLNVDDVSFAAGSTGLTARGVDVSTLKKSEDKGGVYLNSSGATGDALSILHSAGADYVRLKVWVGPADGYNTKTQVLAMAKRAKALGMKVLIDFHYSDTWADPGKQTKPSAWSAYTLAQLKTAVYNHTYDVLNGLKAQGTTADMVQVGNEINGGILWSEGSTANWSNLAALLTQGANAAKAVSSSTKVALHLAKGGDDAGARTFYDNAVSYGVPFDAIGLSYYGYWHGPLSDLQTTLDDMAARYGKQVFVAETAYPFTLANKDSLENNIATSSQLVAGYDATQAGQAANFRDVLNVVEAVPNGKGIGAFYWEPTWTAVAGNGWDPADPTSQDAWENQAMFDYTGKPTAAMSWLSHR, encoded by the coding sequence ATGCACCAGGGACTCAAGCGCCTGCTCACCGGCGGCGCCGCCACCATGCTCCTCACCTCCGCCGCCGTCGTCGCGCTCCCGGCCGCCGGGGCGCAGGCAGCGACCACACTCACCAACGCCGGCTTCGAAACCGGCGGCGCCGCCACCGCCACCCCCGCCGGCTGGACCGCCTACTCCGCCGGGGGCCAGAGCGCCGCCTCCTACACCGAGGCCGGCGGCCACGGCGGCTCCTACCGGCTGACCCACTGGTCCGCGAGCGCGTACAAGGTCGAGACGTACCAGTACCTCTCCGGCCTGGCCAACGGCACCTACACGCTCACCGCCTGGGTGCGCTCCAGCGGCGGGCAGAACTCCGCCTACCTGGCGCTGCGCAACTGCGGCGGCGCCGAACAGCGCACCGACCTGCCGCCCACCCCGAACGGGGCCTGGATCCGGCTGGTCACCTCGGTCGCGGTCACCGGCGGCCAGTGCACCATCAGCATCAACTCCGACGCGAACGCCGGGAACTGGCTCAACGTCGACGACGTGTCCTTCGCCGCCGGCAGCACCGGCCTGACCGCGCGCGGAGTGGACGTCTCCACCCTCAAGAAGAGCGAGGACAAGGGCGGCGTCTACCTCAACTCCTCCGGCGCCACCGGCGACGCGCTGAGCATCCTGCACTCGGCCGGCGCCGACTACGTCCGGCTCAAGGTCTGGGTCGGTCCCGCCGACGGGTACAACACCAAGACCCAGGTGCTGGCCATGGCCAAGCGTGCGAAGGCCCTCGGCATGAAGGTGCTGATCGACTTCCACTACTCCGACACCTGGGCCGACCCGGGCAAGCAGACCAAGCCCTCCGCCTGGTCCGCCTACACCCTCGCGCAGCTCAAGACGGCGGTCTACAACCACACCTACGACGTGCTGAACGGCCTGAAGGCCCAGGGCACCACGGCCGACATGGTCCAGGTCGGCAACGAGATCAACGGCGGCATCCTGTGGTCCGAGGGATCGACGGCCAACTGGTCCAACCTGGCGGCCCTGCTCACCCAGGGTGCCAACGCCGCCAAGGCGGTGAGCAGTTCGACCAAGGTGGCGCTGCACCTGGCCAAGGGCGGTGACGACGCGGGAGCCCGGACGTTCTACGACAACGCCGTCTCCTACGGGGTGCCGTTCGACGCCATCGGCCTCTCCTACTACGGCTACTGGCACGGGCCGCTCAGCGACCTGCAGACCACCCTGGACGACATGGCCGCCCGCTACGGCAAGCAGGTCTTCGTCGCCGAGACGGCCTACCCCTTCACCCTGGCCAACAAGGACAGCCTGGAGAACAACATCGCCACCTCCTCCCAGCTGGTGGCCGGCTACGACGCCACCCAGGCCGGCCAGGCCGCGAACTTCCGCGACGTGCTGAACGTGGTCGAGGCGGTACCGAACGGCAAGGGCATCGGGGCCTTCTACTGGGAGCCGACCTGGACGGCCGTCGCGGGCAACGGCTGGGATCCGGCCGACCCCACCTCCCAGGACGCCTGGGAGAACCAGGCGATGTTCGACTACACCGGGAAGCCGACCGCCGCGATGAGCTGGCTCAGCCACCGCTGA
- a CDS encoding carbohydrate ABC transporter permease, with protein sequence MSTDLTRRAVPAARRRTAPAPGSTPGGPAAPRRRTAWTPTLILLLGAVYCLVPIVWVVMAASKSSQELFTTFTFAPGSGLLHNLADLSHYRDGVYWRWLANSALYAGVGALLSAALSGVTGYALAKYRFKGRTALFNILLAGVLMPPVTLAVPQYLLMAKAGLADSYWSVLLPSIVSPYGIYLARIYAAAAVPDEVVEAARVDGAREFRLFRSIALPIMVPGLVTVFLFQFVAIWNNFLLPYIMLGDDHKFPVTVGLYSLLQQGANAPALYTLVITGALLSVVPLIALFLGLQRYWRIDLLSGAVKS encoded by the coding sequence ATGAGCACCGACCTGACCCGGCGGGCCGTGCCCGCCGCCCGCCGCCGCACCGCGCCCGCGCCGGGCTCCACCCCCGGCGGTCCCGCCGCGCCGCGCCGGCGCACCGCCTGGACACCCACCCTGATCCTGCTGCTCGGCGCGGTCTACTGCCTGGTCCCGATCGTCTGGGTGGTGATGGCCGCCAGCAAGAGCAGCCAGGAGCTCTTCACCACCTTCACCTTCGCCCCGGGCAGCGGCCTGCTCCACAACCTGGCCGACCTCTCGCACTACCGGGACGGCGTCTACTGGAGGTGGCTGGCCAACTCGGCGCTCTACGCGGGCGTCGGCGCGCTGCTCTCCGCCGCGCTGTCCGGCGTGACGGGATACGCGCTGGCCAAGTACCGGTTCAAGGGGCGCACCGCGCTGTTCAACATCCTGCTGGCCGGTGTGCTCATGCCGCCGGTGACGCTGGCCGTGCCGCAGTACCTGCTGATGGCGAAGGCCGGCCTGGCCGACAGCTACTGGTCCGTGCTGCTGCCCAGCATCGTCAGCCCGTACGGCATCTACCTGGCCCGGATCTACGCCGCCGCCGCCGTGCCGGACGAGGTGGTCGAGGCGGCCCGGGTGGACGGTGCGCGCGAGTTCCGGCTGTTCCGCAGCATCGCGCTGCCGATCATGGTGCCGGGGCTGGTCACCGTCTTCCTCTTCCAGTTCGTGGCGATCTGGAACAACTTCCTGCTGCCGTACATCATGCTCGGCGACGACCACAAGTTCCCGGTCACCGTCGGCCTGTACTCGCTGCTCCAGCAGGGCGCCAACGCGCCGGCCCTCTACACCCTGGTGATCACCGGAGCGCTGCTCTCCGTGGTACCGCTGATCGCGCTGTTCCTGGGGCTCCAGCGCTACTGGCGCATCGATCTGCTCTCCGGGGCCGTAAAGTCCTGA
- a CDS encoding PadR family transcriptional regulator produces MSLPHAILTALLEKPSSGLEVTRRFDRSIGFFWSATHQQIYREIGKLEQAGLISAVPQPPSRGQRKEYEVLPAGREELAGWVAERQDPRPVRDPLLLRLRAAAVLGTDGLADELRRHLDLHRRQLEEYREIEERDFPPEKAADENRLQHQVLQAGIGLETFWIDWLTRSIGDARD; encoded by the coding sequence ATGTCACTGCCGCACGCCATCCTCACCGCCCTGCTGGAGAAACCGTCCTCGGGGCTGGAGGTCACCCGGCGGTTCGACCGCTCGATCGGCTTCTTCTGGTCGGCGACCCATCAGCAGATCTACCGGGAGATCGGCAAGCTGGAGCAGGCCGGGCTGATCAGCGCCGTACCCCAGCCGCCCTCCCGGGGGCAGCGCAAGGAGTACGAGGTGCTCCCGGCCGGCCGGGAGGAGTTGGCCGGCTGGGTCGCCGAACGCCAGGACCCCAGGCCCGTGCGGGACCCGCTGCTGCTGCGCCTGCGGGCCGCCGCGGTGCTGGGCACGGACGGCCTGGCGGACGAGCTGCGCCGCCATCTCGATCTGCACCGGCGCCAGTTGGAGGAGTACCGGGAGATCGAGGAGCGGGACTTCCCGCCGGAGAAGGCCGCCGACGAGAACCGCCTGCAGCACCAGGTGCTGCAGGCGGGCATCGGGTTGGAGACGTTCTGGATCGACTGGCTGACCCGGAGCATCGGCGACGCACGGGACTGA
- a CDS encoding beta-galactosidase has product MDHLPSRATTPAAAPRPAAGPTAPVGLDALAYGGDYNPEQWPEEVWPEDVRLMREAGVTMVSVGIFSWSLLETERGRYEFGWLDRLLDLLHEAGIRVDLGTPTVVPPAWFYREHPEALPVSREGVRYEFGGRGAICHSSPAYRAAAAGITEQLALRYADHPALALWHVHNEYGVPVSACYCEESAAHFRRWLAARHTTVKELNAAWGTPFWGQHYNRWEDIRPPRLTPTACNPAQQLDWARFTSDAMLENFRSERDILHRLAPGVPVTTNFMTALSQCESVDYWAWGREVDLVSNDHYLVAEAERNHVNLAMSADLTRSVAGGKPWLLLEHSTGAVNWQPRNLAKRPGELARNSLAHVARGSEGAMFFQWRASRYGTEKFHSAMLPHAGTDSRIWREVVALGSDLTSLAGIRDSRVVADAAVLWDWQSWWAQKLEWRPSVELDARERADAWYAAGYDRHLTLDFAHPEADLTGYPLVLVPALYLMTEAAGQNLRRYVEGGGTLVVSYFSGIVDEHDTVHAGPHPGALRDVLGLTIEEFAPLRAGQSVRLTGAAGDLTADGWAEWVVPQGAGTLWTYADGPTAGHPAVTRHALGTGSAWYVSSRLDAAGLDTVLARAAAEAGLPERELPRDVEVVERAGELGRYLFVINHTDEDAVVPLPGDGVELLTGSAVRGALDVPGNSTRVVHL; this is encoded by the coding sequence ATGGATCACCTGCCGAGCCGCGCCACCACCCCGGCCGCGGCCCCGCGCCCCGCGGCCGGGCCCACCGCTCCGGTCGGCCTGGACGCGCTCGCCTACGGCGGCGACTACAACCCCGAGCAGTGGCCCGAGGAGGTCTGGCCCGAGGACGTCCGGCTGATGCGGGAGGCCGGGGTCACCATGGTCAGCGTCGGGATCTTCTCCTGGTCGCTGCTGGAGACCGAGCGGGGCAGGTACGAGTTCGGCTGGCTCGACCGGCTGCTGGACCTGCTGCACGAGGCGGGCATCAGGGTCGACCTCGGCACGCCCACCGTCGTCCCGCCCGCCTGGTTCTACCGGGAGCATCCCGAGGCCCTGCCGGTCTCCCGCGAGGGCGTCCGGTACGAGTTCGGCGGACGCGGCGCGATCTGCCACAGCTCCCCCGCCTACCGGGCCGCCGCCGCGGGCATCACCGAGCAGCTCGCGCTGCGCTACGCGGACCACCCCGCGCTCGCCCTGTGGCACGTACACAACGAGTACGGCGTGCCGGTGAGCGCCTGCTACTGCGAGGAGTCCGCCGCGCACTTCCGACGCTGGCTCGCCGCCCGCCACACCACCGTCAAGGAGCTCAACGCGGCCTGGGGCACGCCGTTCTGGGGCCAGCACTACAACCGCTGGGAGGACATCCGTCCGCCCCGGCTCACCCCGACCGCCTGCAACCCCGCCCAGCAGCTCGACTGGGCCCGGTTCACCAGCGACGCCATGCTGGAGAACTTCCGGAGCGAGCGCGACATCCTGCACCGCCTCGCCCCCGGGGTGCCGGTCACCACCAACTTCATGACCGCCCTCTCCCAGTGCGAGTCCGTCGACTACTGGGCCTGGGGACGCGAGGTGGACCTGGTCTCCAACGACCACTACCTGGTCGCCGAGGCCGAACGCAACCACGTGAACCTCGCGATGTCCGCCGACCTCACCCGCTCGGTGGCCGGCGGCAAGCCCTGGCTGCTGCTGGAGCACTCCACCGGCGCGGTCAACTGGCAGCCCCGCAACCTCGCCAAGCGGCCGGGCGAGCTGGCCCGCAACAGCCTCGCGCACGTCGCGCGCGGCTCGGAGGGAGCGATGTTCTTCCAGTGGCGGGCCTCGCGCTACGGCACCGAGAAGTTCCACTCCGCGATGCTCCCGCACGCCGGCACCGACAGCCGGATCTGGCGCGAGGTGGTCGCCCTCGGCTCCGACCTGACCTCGCTGGCCGGCATCCGCGACAGCCGGGTGGTGGCCGACGCGGCGGTGCTCTGGGACTGGCAGTCCTGGTGGGCGCAGAAGCTGGAGTGGCGCCCGAGCGTCGAACTCGACGCCCGCGAGCGCGCCGACGCCTGGTACGCGGCCGGCTACGACCGCCACCTGACGCTGGACTTCGCGCACCCCGAGGCGGATCTCACCGGCTACCCGCTGGTGCTCGTCCCCGCGCTCTACCTGATGACCGAGGCGGCCGGGCAGAACCTGCGCCGGTACGTCGAGGGCGGCGGCACCCTCGTCGTCTCGTACTTCTCCGGCATCGTCGACGAGCACGACACCGTCCACGCGGGCCCCCACCCCGGTGCGCTGCGGGACGTACTCGGCCTGACGATCGAGGAGTTCGCGCCGCTGCGGGCCGGCCAGAGCGTGCGGCTCACCGGCGCGGCGGGCGATCTGACCGCCGACGGCTGGGCCGAGTGGGTCGTCCCGCAGGGCGCCGGCACGCTCTGGACGTACGCCGACGGCCCCACCGCCGGCCACCCCGCCGTCACCCGCCACGCCCTGGGCACCGGCTCCGCGTGGTACGTCTCCAGCCGCCTCGACGCTGCCGGACTGGACACCGTACTGGCTCGCGCCGCCGCCGAGGCCGGCCTGCCCGAGCGCGAACTCCCGCGCGACGTCGAGGTGGTGGAGCGAGCCGGCGAGCTGGGCCGGTACCTCTTCGTGATCAACCACACCGACGAGGACGCCGTGGTGCCGCTGCCCGGCGACGGCGTCGAACTGCTCACCGGCAGCGCCGTCCGCGGCGCGCTGGACGTCCCCGGCAACTCCACCCGGGTCGTCCACCTGTGA
- a CDS encoding LacI family DNA-binding transcriptional regulator — protein sequence MTEPAPRGRATGKTRRPPTIHDVAAEAGVSRGTVSRVLQGGHNVSPAALAAVNAAIRKLGYVVNRHARNLVTQRSNSVAFLLTEPQERFFEDPNFTTLLRGCTAALGEHDIPLLLMTAGNEPERRRVARYLAAGHVDGVLLVSSHSGNPMLEQLREAAVPVVSCGKPLGQRGRVSYVAADDREGAKDMVRHLLDSGRRRVATIAGPQDTPGGVERLYGYREVLGEYGIAYDERLVAVGDYSRAGGEAAIVRLLADAPDLDAVFVASDLMADGALVALERSGRSVPGDVAVGGFDDSPVALATRPALTTVRQPWDRISDEMVRLLLAQIAGEEPATVILRTELVVRGSA from the coding sequence ATGACGGAACCCGCGCCCCGGGGCCGGGCCACCGGAAAGACCCGGCGGCCGCCCACCATCCACGACGTGGCCGCCGAGGCCGGTGTCTCCCGCGGGACCGTCTCGCGGGTGCTGCAGGGCGGACACAACGTCAGTCCGGCGGCGCTCGCGGCGGTGAACGCCGCGATCAGGAAGCTCGGCTACGTCGTCAACCGGCACGCCCGCAACCTGGTCACCCAGCGCTCCAACTCGGTCGCCTTCCTGCTCACCGAACCGCAGGAGCGCTTCTTCGAGGATCCCAACTTCACCACCCTGCTGCGGGGCTGCACCGCGGCGCTGGGCGAGCACGACATCCCGCTGCTGCTGATGACGGCCGGCAACGAGCCCGAGCGCCGCCGGGTCGCGCGCTACCTGGCGGCCGGGCACGTGGACGGCGTCCTGCTGGTCTCCTCGCACAGCGGCAACCCGATGCTGGAGCAGCTGCGGGAGGCCGCCGTCCCGGTGGTCTCCTGCGGTAAGCCGCTCGGCCAGCGCGGGCGCGTCTCCTACGTGGCGGCGGACGACCGGGAGGGGGCCAAGGACATGGTTCGCCACCTGCTCGACTCCGGCCGGCGCCGGGTCGCCACCATCGCCGGCCCGCAGGACACGCCCGGCGGGGTGGAACGGCTCTACGGCTACCGCGAGGTGCTCGGCGAGTACGGCATCGCCTACGACGAGCGGCTGGTGGCGGTCGGCGACTACAGCCGGGCCGGCGGCGAGGCGGCCATAGTGCGGCTGCTCGCCGACGCGCCCGACCTGGACGCGGTCTTCGTCGCCTCCGACCTGATGGCGGACGGCGCACTGGTCGCACTGGAGCGCTCGGGGCGCAGCGTCCCGGGCGACGTGGCGGTCGGCGGCTTCGACGACTCGCCGGTGGCACTCGCCACCCGCCCGGCGCTGACCACGGTGCGCCAGCCCTGGGACCGGATCAGCGACGAGATGGTCCGGCTGCTGCTCGCCCAGATCGCCGGCGAGGAGCCGGCCACGGTGATCCTGCGTACGGAGCTGGTGGTGCGCGGGTCGGCCTGA
- a CDS encoding ABC transporter substrate-binding protein has product MHRRLALAAAAALSGALVLTACGSSGGGSDTAAKAAAGPVKLTFWSWTPNMDKVAEIWNQAHPDIQVSVQKQASGDDAVTKTITAAKAGNAPDLVQAEYQALPTLVSNDVLADIAKQAGAAKDKFAAGVWQQVTLGSDAVYAIPEDSAPLALYYRQDLFQQYGLKVPTTWAEFADAARQLKQKDPAKALTTFSSNDSGLFAGLAQQAGAKWWTSSGDTWKVGIDDAATRKVADFWGGLVKEGAIDNQPMYTPAWSKALNDGTQIAWVSAVWAPGVFTSSAPDTKGKWAIAPLPQWNAGESVTGSWGGSTTGVTTGAAKAGHADAAAQFATWLNTDPQAVAALVKEAGIYPAATAAQSGDALATAPDFFSDQPDFYTRAAEIAKNTAPAAWGPNVNVAYSTFKDAFGKAAQDKSDFSAALSAMQQATVADLKKNGFTTEG; this is encoded by the coding sequence ATGCACCGTCGCCTCGCCCTCGCCGCAGCCGCCGCACTCTCCGGCGCGCTCGTCCTCACCGCCTGCGGCAGCAGCGGAGGCGGCTCCGACACGGCCGCCAAGGCCGCCGCCGGCCCGGTGAAGCTGACCTTCTGGTCCTGGACCCCGAACATGGACAAGGTCGCCGAGATCTGGAACCAGGCCCACCCCGACATCCAGGTCAGCGTCCAGAAGCAGGCCTCCGGCGACGACGCGGTCACCAAGACCATCACCGCCGCCAAGGCCGGCAACGCGCCCGACCTCGTCCAGGCCGAGTACCAGGCGCTGCCCACCCTGGTCAGCAACGACGTGCTCGCCGACATCGCCAAGCAGGCGGGCGCCGCCAAGGACAAGTTCGCCGCCGGTGTCTGGCAGCAGGTCACCCTCGGCTCCGACGCCGTCTACGCGATTCCCGAGGACAGCGCCCCGCTGGCGCTCTACTACCGCCAGGACCTCTTCCAGCAGTACGGCCTCAAGGTGCCCACCACCTGGGCCGAGTTCGCGGACGCCGCCCGGCAGCTGAAGCAGAAGGACCCGGCCAAGGCGCTGACCACCTTCTCCTCCAACGACTCCGGCCTCTTCGCCGGCCTCGCCCAGCAGGCCGGCGCCAAGTGGTGGACCAGCTCGGGCGACACCTGGAAGGTCGGCATCGACGACGCCGCCACCAGGAAGGTCGCCGACTTCTGGGGCGGTCTGGTCAAGGAGGGCGCGATCGACAACCAGCCGATGTACACCCCGGCCTGGAGCAAGGCGCTGAACGACGGCACCCAGATCGCCTGGGTCAGCGCGGTCTGGGCGCCCGGCGTCTTCACCAGCTCCGCCCCGGACACCAAGGGCAAGTGGGCCATCGCCCCGCTCCCGCAGTGGAACGCGGGCGAGTCGGTCACCGGCAGCTGGGGCGGTTCCACCACCGGCGTCACCACCGGCGCGGCCAAGGCCGGCCACGCGGACGCCGCCGCACAGTTCGCCACCTGGCTGAACACCGACCCGCAGGCCGTGGCCGCCCTGGTCAAGGAGGCCGGCATCTACCCGGCGGCCACCGCCGCGCAGAGCGGTGACGCCCTCGCCACGGCGCCGGACTTCTTCTCCGACCAGCCGGACTTCTACACCCGGGCCGCCGAGATCGCGAAGAACACCGCCCCCGCCGCCTGGGGGCCGAACGTCAACGTCGCGTACTCCACCTTCAAGGACGCCTTCGGCAAGGCCGCCCAGGACAAGAGCGACTTCTCCGCCGCGCTGAGCGCGATGCAGCAGGCCACCGTCGCCGACCTGAAGAAGAACGGCTTCACGACGGAGGGCTGA